AAGGTGGCTTCATTACCAGTTCGATGATGTTAAAGCCGCCGCCGACCAGTCCGTTATTTTCAGTGATGGAGGCTTTTACAGGGCGGATGATCTTCATAACCGTGCCGCCATGCTCAATCAGATGCAATCAGCAACGAGAACGATCAATCAGAACATCAATTACCTGTTGTTGGATTTGGATAAATTAATCCTTTAAGAAAAATTTAACTGTAATAATATTTGTTACAATTAAAAATTTGTATATCTTTGCCCTGTAATTAAAATGAACAATACAAGATTTGCTACGGCAATACATATTATGACCTTATTGGCAAAAAGTCCTCAGGAGTGGCTCACTTCTGAATGGATGGCCGGCAGCATCAATGTAAATGCGGTGATTGTAAGGAAGGAATTGAGTGTATTAAGAGAAGCAGGTCTCATTGCCAGCAGACAGGGAAAAGAGGGTGGAAGCCAGCTTGCAAAAAATGCTGACCAAATCACGATCTCCGAAATTTACAGAGCCGTGAAAAATACAGAAGTGTTAGGGAAGAAAAATCAAAATCCTAATCCGGCCTGTAGTGTGGGCAAAGAGATCAATGTTCATTTAAATACATTGTTTGAAGAAACAAATGAATTGGTTATCAGTTTTTTAGGGAATAAATCTCTGAAAGAATTTTCTGAACAGTTCGGGTAAAATTTTTTACCCTTAAATGTAACAATATTTATTACAATTTAATTTTAAAATAAAATATTATGAAAAAAGTAGCAGTAATTGGCGCAACAGGTTTTGTAGGAACCCAAATCGTAAATGAATTAGCAGGAAGAGGATACGCTGTGGAAGCTTTAGTAAGAGATGCGTCTAAAGTGGAATCAAAAGAAAATGTAACTGCCAGAAGTGTTGATGTAAACAATACGGACGAGCTGGCAGAAGCTCTGAAAGGAAGTGATGCCGTAATCAGTGCTTTCAACGCAGGATGGACGAACCCAAATCTTTATAATGATTTTCTGAACGGTTCCATTAATATTGAAAAAGGAGTAGAAAAATCAGGCGTAAAAAGACTGATAGTAGTGGGGGGAGCCGGAAGTCTTTATACACCGGATAATGTACAGATTGTAGATACACCTGATTTCCCTGAAGCTTACAAACCGGGAGCAACAGCAGCCAGAGATTATCTAAACAAGATCAAAGAAAACAATACACTGGACTGGACATTTTTCAGCCCTGCCATTGAAATGAACCAGGCGAATGTAGGAGAAAGAACAGGAAAATACAGAACATCTTTGGAAACTCCGGTTTTTGATGAAAACGGAAGAAGCCGTCTTTCGGTAGAAGATGTAGCCGCAGTTTTTGGTAGACGAACTGGAGCAGAATAACCACATCCGTGAACGTTTTACAGCAGCTTATTAATTCCATTAAAAAAATATACAATGTTAAGAAAGAAATTATTATCACTCGTTATATTGCTTGGTTTTACAAGCATTATGCTGGCGGGAAACTTAAAGATTAAAGTCTACAATCCAGGTTCAAAAGCCATCTTTCCTATTACCTCCACCATTATTTACGGCGATAAAGATGCTGTGTTGATTGATGCCCAGTTTCAAAAGCAATATGCAGAACAGCTGGTAAAGGAAATTAAAGCAACAGGGAAAAATCTGAAAACAGTTTTTATTTCCCACAGCGATCCTGATTTTTATTTTGGCCTTGATGTGATTAAAAAGGCATTCCCAAATGCAAAAATTATTTCAACCGCTCAAACCGCTTACCTGATATCGGCTTCTAAAGATGATAAAATGTCGGTATGGAAACCACAGCTTAAAGAAGATGCTCCCTCAGAGATCGTTGTTCCCGAAGCAGCCAACATTATTCCTGACCTGGAAGGAAATAAGATCGAAATAAAGCAAAACCCGGAAGATCCGGCTCACAGTTTTGTCTGGATTCCATCTTTAAAGACAGTAGCTGGAGGTATTTCTGTCTCCGTAGACTCACATATCTGGATGGCAGATACCCAGAATATTCAAGCAATTGATCAGTGGATAGGACAAATTGATGCAATGAAAGCATTGAAACCTGAACAGGTAGTTCCTTCACACTTTGCAAAGCTTTCCCTGTCTCCTCAATCTCTGGATTTCGTTAAAAACTATCTCGAAAACTATAAAAAAGCAGTCAATGAAAACAAAACATCTTCTGTCGTTGTAGATTTTATGATTAAAAAATACCCTGATCTTCACGGAAAAGATGAGCTGGGAATGGGAGCAAAAGTTTTCTTCGGAGAAATGGCGTGGGATCTGAAATCACCTTATCCTGCCATAGGACACAAAGTAGAAGTTGATTTTGGAACGTTGAAATTTATTCTGGATTTCAAAGACAATAAAGAAATGTCCTTCACAGGGGTTTCCGAAAATGTAAAAGGCAATACGGATACCGTACAATATACTGCTGTAGAAGTAGCAAAGAATGTCTTTATGGTCTACTGGCATGAACCTAAACTGGGTTCCAATGTTACCCATATCCAGGATTATAACAAAAATATAATCTATACCAATATTGCAGAAACCAACGGATCATTCACCCATCTGAAAGGAACTTTAAAAATTCTGAAATAATAAATAGAAAACTGCTGTCACAAGACGGCAGTTTTAATGAAAAGTATAACGGAATGAATCATCTGCTTTATCAAAATCAATTTGTTGATTTCATCTTTGCCTCCTTAAAATCTACAGTGTAGAAATAAAACTTTGCCTTAAAAAATCTCTCGCTGATTGAGCTGATGACACAGATCTTTATTTGAACCATTAAGAAAATCATGTGCTTTTTAAGCAATGACAGCTTATAGCATCACCTTGATATTCTTAAAAATTTAATAAGTTTAATGGTTTAGAACATTAGATATTCTTTTCAAAGTAAGCATAAAAATGGCTGTCAAATAGACAGCCATTTTTATTATAAATTCATAAACAATTTCGGATTGACCGGCGTATTGTTTTTGTGTACTTCGTAGTGAAGATGTGGTCCCGTAGAACGTCCCGAGTTTCCGGATTTGGCGATAACCTGTCCTACCTTTACTTTATCATTTACTTTTGAAACAAGCTGTGATAAGTGGCCGTAAAGAGTAGCCAGTCCGTTTCCGTGAGAAACAATGACACAGTTTCCATAACCTCCTTTCTGGCCGGAGAATATAACGGTTCCCGCGGCGGCAGCTCTCACATCTGAACCGAATGCAACAGCAATGTCCAAGCCTTTGTGAAACTGCATCTGGTCAGCTTCAGCAGGCGGATTATTCTTTTCCATAGGAACTTTAGCAGTGGTAGTACCGGCAACCGCTTTCGTAGATGCAGCAGCAGGTGAAGCTGCCGGAGCAGAAGGAGCCGCTTTTGGTGTTACCATAACCTTTACTTCCCTTTTATTACCGTAGCTGTCCGTTAATTCAATGATTTTCTCAACAGGTTCTACCTTTACTTCCGGTTTTGGAGCAGCAGCCACCACCGGTTTCGATTCTGTTGCTGCGCCTGCTTTTACAGAAGCAAATACAGTTTTAAAAGGAATTGGATTTTTTCGGATGCCAAAATTAGAAGATATATAGCCGTCGGTTGGCATTCCCAACGGAACCTGCATTAGTTTTTGCTGGAGATTCATTAAATACTGGCTGTATCGGTTGGCCTGCTTGGCAAGATATACAGAATTTGAAATACTGTCTTTACTCAGGATCATCACTTTTTCGTTGGCGATGTCTTTAGATCTCAGGAATGAGTTAAGTTCTGATACGGTTTGATCTACCAAAGTAAGATCCGTTTTCATTTTTAAATAGTCTACACTGTCTTTTTCAGTGTTTATTTTCACAAGATTCACTTCATAATTTTTGTCATCCTTTTCAGAAAATAATTTGGCAATCAGGATAGCCTGTACAAAAACTACTAGTAAAAGTCCCCCGAGGAGAAAATTCACGTTCTTCTTGCTCATTAGAAATTTTTTCATGTTTCTTCTCTTAGTATTTACAAAACGGTTTTAAGCGTGCAAATTTAATTAAAAATAAACTTTAACGGATATTTTTAAATAAAACTTAGTTTTTTCTGTATTTAACGTGTAATTAGATATTTAATTGTGTTTGAGTGTTAATTTTTTCAGAAAATGGCTTTTATCATAGGGATGAAGACTGCTGTCCGTCTTTGTTTTAATATATTTGCAGTTCACATTTCAATTATGGCGAAAAAGAAAATAATTTCAGAATCTTCTCATCCGAAAAAAAATAAAAAAGAGATTTCTGTAGGAGTAGTAGGAAGCGGAAGTTTTGCAACCGCTATTGTAAAAATGCTTGTTGAAAACTGCAAATCTGTGCACTGGTGTGTAAGAAGTGAGTTCGTAAAAGGAGCCATTGAGCTCCGCGGACACAATCCGTCTTACCTGACAGCAGTGAATTTTAATCTTAAAAGTCTAAAGCTAACAACTGATATTAACGAACTGGTGAGTGCCTGCGATGTGATCGTACTGGCGACCCCTTCCATTTATCTTTCCGATACAATGGATAAAATGACTTGTGAATACGGTGACAAGATCTTTGTTTCCGCTATCAAAGGGATTATTCCTAAAGTAAATGATGTGGTAGCCCATTATTTAAGGGATGAATTTAAAATTGGTTTCAGAAATCAGGCTGTTATTGCAGGACCGTGTCATGCGGAGGAAGTAGCGATGGAAAGACTTTCTTACCTTACGGTAGCTGCAGTAGAAGATGAAACCGCCGAGAAGCTGGAAGGAATATTCAGTTCAGACTTTATTAAAGTACATTCCAGTAAAGATATCTTAGGTAATGAATACAGCGCGATCCTTAAAAATATTTTTGCAATAGGAGCGGGAATAGCAAGCGGATTGGGCTACGGAGATAACTTCACTGCCGTTTTTGTGTCCAATGCAATCCGTGAAATGGAAATCTTCCTGGAAGCCGTATATGAAGCACCAAGAGATGTGAATGAAAGTGCTTACCTGGGTGACCTTCTGGTAACTGCATATTCTCTTTTCTCAAGGAACCGAAGCTTAGGAAACCTTATCGGAAAAGGCTATACCGTAAAATCTGCAATCCAATCGATGAACATGGTAGCAGAAGGATATTATGCTGCCGATTCTATCTATAAAACAGCGAAGCAGAAAAACCTTAAACTGCCGATCATTGATAC
The Chryseobacterium sp. W4I1 DNA segment above includes these coding regions:
- a CDS encoding Rrf2 family transcriptional regulator — its product is MNNTRFATAIHIMTLLAKSPQEWLTSEWMAGSINVNAVIVRKELSVLREAGLIASRQGKEGGSQLAKNADQITISEIYRAVKNTEVLGKKNQNPNPACSVGKEINVHLNTLFEETNELVISFLGNKSLKEFSEQFG
- a CDS encoding MBL fold metallo-hydrolase — its product is MLRKKLLSLVILLGFTSIMLAGNLKIKVYNPGSKAIFPITSTIIYGDKDAVLIDAQFQKQYAEQLVKEIKATGKNLKTVFISHSDPDFYFGLDVIKKAFPNAKIISTAQTAYLISASKDDKMSVWKPQLKEDAPSEIVVPEAANIIPDLEGNKIEIKQNPEDPAHSFVWIPSLKTVAGGISVSVDSHIWMADTQNIQAIDQWIGQIDAMKALKPEQVVPSHFAKLSLSPQSLDFVKNYLENYKKAVNENKTSSVVVDFMIKKYPDLHGKDELGMGAKVFFGEMAWDLKSPYPAIGHKVEVDFGTLKFILDFKDNKEMSFTGVSENVKGNTDTVQYTAVEVAKNVFMVYWHEPKLGSNVTHIQDYNKNIIYTNIAETNGSFTHLKGTLKILK
- a CDS encoding M23 family metallopeptidase — its product is MSKKNVNFLLGGLLLVVFVQAILIAKLFSEKDDKNYEVNLVKINTEKDSVDYLKMKTDLTLVDQTVSELNSFLRSKDIANEKVMILSKDSISNSVYLAKQANRYSQYLMNLQQKLMQVPLGMPTDGYISSNFGIRKNPIPFKTVFASVKAGAATESKPVVAAAPKPEVKVEPVEKIIELTDSYGNKREVKVMVTPKAAPSAPAASPAAASTKAVAGTTTAKVPMEKNNPPAEADQMQFHKGLDIAVAFGSDVRAAAAGTVIFSGQKGGYGNCVIVSHGNGLATLYGHLSQLVSKVNDKVKVGQVIAKSGNSGRSTGPHLHYEVHKNNTPVNPKLFMNL
- a CDS encoding NAD(P)H-dependent glycerol-3-phosphate dehydrogenase, with the translated sequence MAKKKIISESSHPKKNKKEISVGVVGSGSFATAIVKMLVENCKSVHWCVRSEFVKGAIELRGHNPSYLTAVNFNLKSLKLTTDINELVSACDVIVLATPSIYLSDTMDKMTCEYGDKIFVSAIKGIIPKVNDVVAHYLRDEFKIGFRNQAVIAGPCHAEEVAMERLSYLTVAAVEDETAEKLEGIFSSDFIKVHSSKDILGNEYSAILKNIFAIGAGIASGLGYGDNFTAVFVSNAIREMEIFLEAVYEAPRDVNESAYLGDLLVTAYSLFSRNRSLGNLIGKGYTVKSAIQSMNMVAEGYYAADSIYKTAKQKNLKLPIIDTIYAILYEGKNAEKQFKKLTAKLN